The Aphanothece sacrum FPU1 nucleotide sequence CAACGCTTCAAAATCAATATTCAGTTCTTCTAAAAGAAATTGAACAAGATAGCTAATAATTGTCTTATCTTTCTCATGTTCTGGTAAAGGAACCATAATTTCTAACACTCCATAACTATAGGATAATCGGGAAGCACGACTTTCTCCTAATTCATCTAAAATAGTTTCAAACTGCCTCCAGCTAACATCTTTTAAGAGTAACTGTTGACCAGGAGAAACAATAATTTGGTTCAAAGTTAGTTGCATAATTAGAATTACTTCAATAAGCTGTATTTCTGTATCAAGCAAACCCAGTTGTAGGGGTCAACGGCCGTCATTAGTGTCAACTTAAAATTAAACCCCAAGACACACAAGCTTTCCCATTATCCCACCCATACCCTGCCAAGGGTGGGGTTAACTGTACAAAGCCAGCCTATGCTGGCTAATTTTACACAAAGTCCGCGCTCGTCGGACTTCGTTGGTATAGCCACAGGGTTTAGCCTGTCGGCGTTTTGGACTAAGTTGAGACCAATGACTGCCGTTGACCCCTACCGTTGGGACGTGCTATATCTTAACTTTCCACAAGAGCATTAATATCTAATAATACCTCACCCGCAATTAACCGTTGAGCCGCATCTAATAAAACTGCTTCAATATAAGGCTTGACAAAATAACCCTTTGCCCCACGTTCTGCCGCAATTTTTTGCATTTTTTGGGCCCCACGAGAAGTAATCATGGCAATAGGAATTTTCGCCAGTTGTTCATCCGCTTGTAAACGAGAAAGCAACTCTAAACCGTTCATACGAGGCATTTCAATATCGCACAGAATTAAGTGACAAAATAACCCCCCTCGGAGTTTTTCCCAAGCTTCCTGACCATCACGGGCCTGTTCAACGCGATAATTAGTCTTAGTAAACGTCATAGACAACATTTCTCGTACCATCACCGAATCGTCAACAATCAATACGATTTGTTCTTCATCAGAAAAATGGGTCGTTTGAGAATTATTGCCAGAAGATGAGTCTTGATTTCCTGATGAACGTTGTTTTCTGGGTTTTTTATGACTACCTGCGAGTAACACTTCACCTTGTAGCATTCGTTGGGCCGCTTCGAGTAAAGTTTGATCAGGACAAGGCTTAGTAAAATAACCACTAGCCCCTAATTTAGCAGCAACTTTGCGATGACGATCTGCCCCACGAGAAGTCAACAAAGCCACCGGAATATCTGATAATTGCGGATCTTTCTGAATATTCGATAATAATTCTAGCCCATTCATTCGGGGCATTTCAATATCACAGAAAACCAGATCACAAGGTAAACCAGAACGCAATTTTTCCCAAGCTTCTTGACCATCACGCGCTTGTTCTACTTGATATCCCGATTTACTAAAGCTCAAAGATAGGAGTTCACGCACCGTAATAGAGTCATCAATAATTAATACCATTGGTTCTGTCTTATGGCCAAACATGAGATCTAAGTCTAGAGGAGTTTTCTTCCAGATACTACTATTACCATCTGTGCGTAAACGTCCTTGAGCAATTTCCATTAACTCCAACACATCCCCAATGGGCATAATAGTACCATCCCCTAACACCGTTGCTCCAGCAATACCGGCCGGTTTAGGAATAGGCCCTTCAATTTGTTTAATAACGATTTCTTGTTCCCCGATCACTTGGTCAACTCGAACCGCCAGAAAATTGCCTGTACCTCGTAAAATCACTAAAGATACCGTATCGTCTTCATTTTTGCCCCCATAAACGCTACCGCGTCCTAATTGTCGGTTATAGGAAAGAAGATCACCCAAGGAATAAACAGGAAGCATACTGTTATTCCAATTAATACATTCCTGGCCGTTTTCATCTATTATCAGATCGCTTGGTACATAATCTTTCATGTCTTCTACCCCGTCCATAGGGAAAGCGATACGAGCGCGATCGCTTAAACAACATAAAGCTTTACAAATACTCAAGGTCAGGGGTAAGCGGATAGTGAAAGTAGTTCCTTTACCTCTTGTTGAGTCAATGCTTACTGAACCTCGAACATCGATTAAACTGGTGCGTACGACATCTAAACCCACACCACGACCGGCAAAATCATCTGCTTTATCACGGGTACTAAACCCTGCATGAAAGAGAAAATCATAGATTTCCACTTCTGTTAAAGTTTTCGCTTCTTCGGGGGTAATTAAGTCTTTTTCAATGGCTTTTGCTTTGACCAGTTCAGGATCAATTCCCCCTCCATCATCAGAAATAGTAATAACGGTTTGATTTCCTTGTAAAAAGGCTCGTAAATTAATGTGACCTTCGGGAAATTTTCCTGATTTTTTTCGTACTGAGGGGTCTTCAATTCCATGAGTAATAGCATTATTAACCAAGTGAGTCATGGGATTATAAAGATGTTCTAAGATCATCTTATCAACAAGAACTTCTCGCCCTTCTACGAGTAATTTTACCTGTTTATTTAATTTCATGGAGATTTCTCGCACGGCACGAGGTAAACGATCTGCCGTTTGAGCAAAGGGAACCATTCGAGAGTTAGTCATTCCCTCTTGTAATTGAGTAGTCGCTTGTCGTAAACTGCGGGCTACTTGTTCGGTTTCATCTACTAAGAATTGAATGTCTGAAGCTGATTCTCTAACCCTAACAATCAGTTCTATCATTTCTTGGGATAATAAATGGAACCCTGTAAATCGATCCATTTCTAACGCATCTAAAGCCCGATCTTCTCCTTCATGAATAGTAGGACTTGTTTCTGATATTTGAGGTTGAATCAAATTAGATAATCCTGATGTTTGGCCTTGATTTCTACTAGCTAATAAGGCCCCTTCTAGTAGGGTACGTTCATATAAATCTTGCATCCTCCCCCCTACATCACTCAGATTTTGTACCTGGTTGAGTAGGTTATCTAAAAAGTGTCTTAATCTTTCTTGATCTTGTTCTAAACTGTTACGTTTAACTACTAATTCTCCGATTAAATTACTGAGGTTATCGAGTTGTTTGACGGGAACCCGCATCGTCTGTTCAAAGACTTTAGTTTTACTGGGTCGGGGCCGGGGTTGTAAGCGTTGACCTTTACCGGCCAAGAGTGTTGGTGATCCTCCCATCGTACGATCTGCTTGTTCGAGAAGGGCCTCTAATTCTCTAAATTCATCGTCAATTTCTACTTCAGACGTAATTTCTAGAGTTTCTACGGAGGTTTCTTCTTCTTTGGGGACAGAGGGAGAAGTTTCAATTAAAGCGGCTAATTGGGCAGCAGTTTCTTCATCAACGCATTCTGAAGGGGAATAACCGGCCGGTTGTCTTAATAACCCTTCTAATTGTTCAAAGGTTGGATAAAAATGGGGAAGACTATGGTTAGGTTCTATTCTT carries:
- a CDS encoding hybrid sensor histidine kinase/response regulator gives rise to the protein MISRPTNANNFADNSFDQDIAQLLEGLSEGSDIFEADRQLDELASWFEEEVSDSPAEETYKKTYSEKSTLSSLPSEDEINQLFRDDFTWDDTDKELNTIADESPDTEADLSSLLGGDSWEQNNIESDSSFLRQMESMGYSEENSDLENLKYLLESPDEEKRIEPNHSLPHFYPTFEQLEGLLRQPAGYSPSECVDEETAAQLAALIETSPSVPKEEETSVETLEITSEVEIDDEFRELEALLEQADRTMGGSPTLLAGKGQRLQPRPRPSKTKVFEQTMRVPVKQLDNLSNLIGELVVKRNSLEQDQERLRHFLDNLLNQVQNLSDVGGRMQDLYERTLLEGALLASRNQGQTSGLSNLIQPQISETSPTIHEGEDRALDALEMDRFTGFHLLSQEMIELIVRVRESASDIQFLVDETEQVARSLRQATTQLQEGMTNSRMVPFAQTADRLPRAVREISMKLNKQVKLLVEGREVLVDKMILEHLYNPMTHLVNNAITHGIEDPSVRKKSGKFPEGHINLRAFLQGNQTVITISDDGGGIDPELVKAKAIEKDLITPEEAKTLTEVEIYDFLFHAGFSTRDKADDFAGRGVGLDVVRTSLIDVRGSVSIDSTRGKGTTFTIRLPLTLSICKALCCLSDRARIAFPMDGVEDMKDYVPSDLIIDENGQECINWNNSMLPVYSLGDLLSYNRQLGRGSVYGGKNEDDTVSLVILRGTGNFLAVRVDQVIGEQEIVIKQIEGPIPKPAGIAGATVLGDGTIMPIGDVLELMEIAQGRLRTDGNSSIWKKTPLDLDLMFGHKTEPMVLIIDDSITVRELLSLSFSKSGYQVEQARDGQEAWEKLRSGLPCDLVFCDIEMPRMNGLELLSNIQKDPQLSDIPVALLTSRGADRHRKVAAKLGASGYFTKPCPDQTLLEAAQRMLQGEVLLAGSHKKPRKQRSSGNQDSSSGNNSQTTHFSDEEQIVLIVDDSVMVREMLSMTFTKTNYRVEQARDGQEAWEKLRGGLFCHLILCDIEMPRMNGLELLSRLQADEQLAKIPIAMITSRGAQKMQKIAAERGAKGYFVKPYIEAVLLDAAQRLIAGEVLLDINALVES